In Arcobacter sp. F155, the genomic window GAGTATGAGTTTGTGGGTCAAAAAATATCTCTGTATGTAAGATATTGTCTTCTTTACATTTTAAAATATAATCCCAAGTCATATCATAGAAATCTTGTTTTGTTATAAGTACCTTTGCTCCAGCATAATAAATATCTAAAAAACTTTGTAGATTTGTAAAATTATATGCTTCTTTTACTTCTTCAACTGTTTTATATGGAATTTTAATACCATTTCTTTTTGCTAATTTAAACATTAGCTCTGGTTCAAGCGAACCTTCTATATGTAAGTGTAATTCTGCTTTAGGAAGCTTTTTTATAAACTCTTTAATATCTTTCATAATAAACCTAAATATCTGTATTTTAAAGCCATTATATCTAATTCTTTAAATCAACTAGATATAATATTAGAATTAATCAAGACAACAAAGGTAAATTATGGATTATATTAAACAATTAGAAGAGTTAGTAAAAGAAGATGTTTTAGTTGAAGTAAATGAAAACATTAGAGAAATTAGAGCTGAATTATCTAAAAAAAGTACAAATGACTTAAAAGAAGAGTTAGAGTATATGAAACAAATTAAACAATACTTTGATGAAGTATTAGCTGACATTGCAAACAATACAATCTCTCAAGAAGAGGCTTTAGATATTATCGAAGGTCTTGAAGATATGAGAGCTGAAAACCAAGAAGTATAATCTTTACTTTTTTAGTAAAGATTTATTTTTCCTTAATTATTTTTTTAAGAAGTCTCATTAATATAGTATTTAAATATTTATAGATAATATTTGATTAATTTAAACTATATTAATTAACTAAGGATTTAAATGGATTTAGAAATCTTTCAAATAGTAAATATTCTAGGCTTTGCTATAGGTGCTATTTTTGGGATGATTGCTCAAAAAAGACAATTTTGTTTTAGTGGGTCAATTAAAGATTATATGTTAACAAAATCCACAATGAGAGGCGCATCTGTTGTAATGGCAATGATTGTTGCTATTGTTTCAACAGCACTTATCTCTTCACACTATGAGCTAGATTTTTCAGATACACCATATTATAAAGAAAATATTAACTATTTTGTAATCATTCTTGGTGGTTTAATGTTTGGTGTAGGAATGATGCTTGCAGATGGATGTAGCAATAGACATCTTATCAAGTTTGCACAAGGGGATAAAAACTCTTTAATTAGTATTGTATTTATTGGAATTTTTGCCTTTGCTACTGCAAGAGGTTTTCTAAGTGGATATTTAAATCCTATTACAAATAACCCTACTTTAATCGAGTGGTCAGCTTTTATTGAAGAAAAAACTATGAATATCTATGTTGTTGTAGGTATTTTACTTGTGATTTTATTTGCATTAACAAAAAAGATAAAAAGAGTATTTTCACTTTGGGATGGGGTATTAGTTGGTCTTCTTGTAGCTGCTGCTTGGACTGTAACAGGAGTTTTAGGTGAAGAGAGTATTGAAAGACTAATAAGCTTTGAAGGTATTAGTTTTGTATATCCAACTGGAAAAACAATAGAACTATTTATGCTTTATCAAGTAAATGAATTAACATTCTCTATTTCTCTTATTCTTGGTGTTCTTATTGGAGCATTTACAATGTCTAAGTTCAATAGAAGATATAGCTTTGGTTGTACTGCTGCAAAGGGTGAAAATAGAGTTAGAAATAATATGATTGGTGGAGCACTTATGGGAACAGGTGGTGTTTTATCAATTGGTTGTACAGTAGGACAAGGTTTAACTGGACTTTCTACTTTAGCCTTTGGTTCAGCTGTAGCCATTAGTTCTATTTTCGTAGGTGGACTAGTGTCTGCAATCTACTTAAATAAAAGAAATGAATTACCAATGTGTTTCATCTTTGA contains:
- a CDS encoding YeeE/YedE family protein encodes the protein MDLEIFQIVNILGFAIGAIFGMIAQKRQFCFSGSIKDYMLTKSTMRGASVVMAMIVAIVSTALISSHYELDFSDTPYYKENINYFVIILGGLMFGVGMMLADGCSNRHLIKFAQGDKNSLISIVFIGIFAFATARGFLSGYLNPITNNPTLIEWSAFIEEKTMNIYVVVGILLVILFALTKKIKRVFSLWDGVLVGLLVAAAWTVTGVLGEESIERLISFEGISFVYPTGKTIELFMLYQVNELTFSISLILGVLIGAFTMSKFNRRYSFGCTAAKGENRVRNNMIGGALMGTGGVLSIGCTVGQGLTGLSTLAFGSAVAISSIFVGGLVSAIYLNKRNELPMCFIFEWNDKDSKGSNLDYQI